The genomic region CAAAGCCTCGAAAGCCATCGGATCATAGGAAATATCGAGACCGAAAGCTTCCGAGATATCCATAAGCGAGAGGTAAACGACTTCCCCCTCGCGGATATGGCCGATCTGCTTGACATCCTGATCGTAGTGGTATTCCGCGCACTGGCCGGAATCGGAACTCAGTACCGCCAAAAAGGCCATAAGTATTATTGAAAATTTGTAAAAACTCATATACAGGTTGTACCATGCAGTAGTCAGTAGCGTTCCCGCATACCTCTCTGGATCTGGCGCTGATCATCCTTGCGCTTTAAGGCTTCACGTTTATCGTACATCTTTTTACCCCGTGCCAGGCCGATTTCGAGCTTGGCGTACTTGCCCCTGAAGTATAGTCTCAGGGGTACGATTGTCAGCCCGCGCTCGAGTGTTTTTGTACGCAGTTTGCGGATCTCTCGCTTATTTAATAATAGCCTCTTTTTGCGGTCGGGATCATGTTTTTCAAACGAGGCCTGCTCGTACGGGTTGATCCTCATGGAATGGACCCATACCTGGCTGTCCTCCACCGCGGCATACGCCTCCGAGATCGAAACTTTGCCCTGCCGAATCGATTTCACTTCGGCACCTTTCAGTTCCAGACCGGCCTCGAACTTCTCCAGAATATGGTATTCATGGTAGGCTTTGCGATTGGTCGTGATTACCTTTATGTTTGATTGATCCTCGGCCATAAGCTGTATTTATACCATGCTCATTCATTTAAGTCAATTTAAATCAGGGCTTTTGGTTTTCTGCATTTAATTTAAATTTCGCTTGAAAAAATAAAAGTAGCGCATATATTGACGATACGAAAAATTAGCAGGTTTTGTTGCCGAAGTGGTGGAACTGGCAGACGCGCTGCGTTCAGGGCGCAGTGTCCGCGAGGACGTGCGGGTTCAAATCCCGCCTTCGGCATTTTTTTATGCCATGTTTGGCCACTTAAGCATCGAAAGAAGATAAAAGGCGGAACCGATAGTGTCGAATCAAAGCACTAAAATTTTTTCCTGTGGCGGGTAAGTATCTTTTTGCTGTATTTTTCCGACGACCGAAGTATTGCGAAAGCGGGTAGTTTTTTCATGATTGGATATCATCTTTACGGTTCCGCCCTATCAGTTAGCATAATTCGAATCTATTCTTTCCTGTAAGTTACGAATTATACTTTTGTTAAAAAAGTATTAAAATAAATGTTACGGGGCTGATTCAATCTAAAAATAATTAAATTTCACAAACCGCTCTACCACAACTCTTTACCGTGCGCATTTCGGGTGGCTGAAGTCTCCGCCAAAACGGAGTATGATTTACCGAAAAGGGTAGTTTTCGGTACTGTTTTGCATGCTAAAATAATTTGTAAATATCTTGACTAATATAGGCTTATAATGTATCGTATATATCTCTGAATGTGAAAAAGGTAACATTATCGGCGGTAGCAGATGGCAGAACACAGGCTGATCGAACTGGACAAGAAAAAGCTTCTGTTTGTCGGTGGCTATGGTTCCGGCAAAACAGAAGTTGCAGTCAATTTCGCCTCCTATTTAGCCAAATACGGTTACCTTCCACTGAGCATAGTCGACCTCGATATCGTCAATCCTTATTTTCGTTCCCGTGAAGCAGTAATGCCTTTGACCGTGCTGGGAGTAAAAGTGATTTCACCAGCCGGGGAGCAGGGCACTGCCGATCTGCCGATTATCGTCCCACAGGTAAAAGGAGCGGTGGAAAGCGATGAACAGCGGGTTGTCCTGGATGTCGGGGGGGATGATGTCGGGGCCCGGGTGGTCAGTTCACTGGCGGGTTCTTTTCCGGCTGATGACTACGAGATGCTGATGGTTTTAAACAAGAATCGTCCCTTCACTTCAGATCTTCAGTCGTCTGTGCAGATGCTCAAACAGATCGAAGCGGCCAGCCGTTTAAGGTTTACTGGTTTGGTCTCGAATACTCACCTGATCGATGAGACCACGCCGGAGACAGTGCTGGATGGTTTGAAGCTGGCTCGTGAGGTCGGGCGCGAAACCGATCTCGAGGTCAGATTTGTATCTGCCAAGGAAGATGTTTTAAAGCGGATCGACCCGGAGGACCTGGATTGTCC from Candidatus Zixiibacteriota bacterium harbors:
- the smpB gene encoding SsrA-binding protein SmpB, producing the protein MAEDQSNIKVITTNRKAYHEYHILEKFEAGLELKGAEVKSIRQGKVSISEAYAAVEDSQVWVHSMRINPYEQASFEKHDPDRKKRLLLNKREIRKLRTKTLERGLTIVPLRLYFRGKYAKLEIGLARGKKMYDKREALKRKDDQRQIQRGMRERY